A window from Actimicrobium sp. CCC2.4 encodes these proteins:
- a CDS encoding DUF6950 family protein produces MTLPEYIAANLERPFAWGSHDCVLFAIGWVNLATAVDHLDEFDKWTTERQAIRTVKAVGGLQRAYDERFKAVHPNLAQDGAIGLYQRTTGIFSGAHLICPGIQKLEFIDRSLCLLAWHY; encoded by the coding sequence ATGACACTCCCCGAATACATTGCCGCAAACCTCGAAAGACCGTTCGCGTGGGGTAGTCACGACTGCGTTTTATTCGCCATCGGATGGGTCAATCTAGCGACTGCGGTCGACCATTTGGACGAGTTCGACAAGTGGACAACCGAGCGGCAAGCGATACGCACTGTCAAAGCTGTGGGCGGCCTGCAGCGGGCATATGACGAACGATTCAAGGCGGTACATCCAAACCTTGCGCAGGATGGCGCTATCGGCTTGTATCAACGCACGACCGGCATTTTCAGCGGGGCACATCTCATCTGCCCCGGCATCCAAAAATTAGAATTCATTGATCGGTCCCTATGTTTGCTCGCCTGGCATTACTGA
- a CDS encoding tape measure protein translates to MIVGDLEIRLRGDIARLQRDMDGARRVVNNTTAGISRAADVAKVALASIGLGAGLSQIIKMSDEYAKFTAQLKLATLSTREYNIALADVKRIATTAQVDLGATGVLYARIANGTRELGVSQTQVADITETVNLALKVSGATAAEAGSAMLQLSQSFASGTLRGEEFNAVNEAAPRLMLALADGIGVPVGALKQMATDGLITSKIMADVLPKALEKLREEGKQVQTVSGAFTVLKNNVMEFTAVQAQSNGTVSLLIGGIDLLAKNLTLLMGVVSTLTAAKIAVFLEGWIASTYRLSAANAVLAASSLQAAVTSTEAAAVIAAAKLAETRANTGAMASSLTLATARVNELRSAVLAAEGAAALAIVTNGLIPAQARAAAAAELHAIALSAQAVASTTATRTAVAATAALDAQAVAATFAARAMGILSGVMAFFGGPIGLIITLLGAAATAWLVFGNKAKEGNDMALKSTDASTDEILASLDKQIEKLKDRNNLARLGIPESKSNSPAVDRLAKVVSDIDKANSGTGEYAGMSMVSRQAILASLGKQYGALTEKIGIFNTETAKDAQNKSNKNYGEWMVSYSTKSEKMTAELKKAQKELGAAFTPELEARIRKQFEEKAPKSQEKQIGKGQLSYDVEEIKRSSAAAISVYTSAEQIMEAVRGAGLISEEDYYTSKLGFINLTASAQEKALQDEIARLQQETLIGKDRIDNDRKIMIAGAELDKARADAVVARTINSIQEAAAIKRIEQSYIDAQVAAKTYLDTVALQNAREISGIGKGTQFRDTQSGISRIEDKQTTARQGLEGDLARNQITRAQYDAGLAIANDTYAKEVAAYGKKTDDIKAMQADWLNGATEAFANYKTSAENMAGQSEAAFSNAFQGMEDALTTFISTGKLSFSGLVNSIIADIARIEAKSLISSLMGGKSGGSSGISSLFGLVGSLFSPSTTGITNAVTGSLVSNGLGAGRAVGGSVSAGSLHPVNELGPELLSVAGKDYLMMGSQGGTVTPNNQLSGGSVSVNYSPTINIDSRSDRAQVAAEVNRAVKQGNAELVDTLQRAGRL, encoded by the coding sequence ATGATCGTTGGAGACCTTGAGATCCGCCTTCGCGGTGACATCGCCCGATTGCAAAGGGACATGGATGGCGCTCGTCGTGTAGTTAACAATACTACGGCAGGTATTAGTCGCGCAGCCGATGTCGCCAAAGTCGCATTGGCTTCAATTGGCCTTGGCGCTGGCCTGTCGCAAATAATAAAAATGTCGGACGAGTATGCAAAATTCACCGCGCAGTTAAAACTGGCGACCCTTTCGACTCGCGAGTACAACATTGCACTGGCTGATGTAAAGCGGATCGCTACTACTGCACAAGTCGATCTTGGCGCAACTGGCGTCCTCTATGCGCGGATCGCAAACGGTACGAGGGAACTCGGTGTGTCGCAGACGCAGGTTGCCGACATTACCGAAACAGTAAATCTTGCTCTCAAAGTATCCGGGGCGACGGCGGCAGAGGCGGGGTCGGCAATGCTTCAACTGTCGCAATCATTCGCATCCGGCACATTGCGCGGCGAGGAATTTAACGCGGTCAATGAAGCGGCTCCGCGTCTGATGCTGGCGCTTGCGGATGGGATCGGGGTTCCGGTCGGCGCACTGAAGCAAATGGCGACCGATGGCCTCATTACGTCAAAAATTATGGCTGATGTTTTGCCGAAAGCGCTTGAAAAGCTACGCGAGGAAGGCAAGCAAGTGCAGACAGTAAGCGGCGCTTTCACTGTGCTGAAAAACAATGTGATGGAATTCACTGCAGTACAGGCGCAATCCAATGGCACGGTTTCATTGCTGATCGGCGGGATTGATTTGCTTGCGAAAAATCTCACTTTGCTAATGGGGGTGGTCAGCACACTGACCGCGGCAAAGATCGCGGTATTTTTGGAAGGATGGATAGCGTCAACTTACAGATTAAGCGCGGCTAATGCCGTCCTTGCAGCATCATCATTGCAAGCAGCGGTTACCTCGACCGAGGCGGCGGCTGTGATCGCAGCCGCAAAGCTGGCCGAGACCCGCGCAAATACCGGAGCAATGGCTAGCTCGCTGACATTAGCAACCGCTCGCGTCAATGAATTGCGCTCGGCTGTTCTGGCGGCAGAGGGTGCGGCGGCACTGGCTATCGTGACCAACGGATTGATTCCGGCTCAAGCGCGGGCGGCGGCGGCAGCAGAATTACACGCTATTGCGCTATCGGCTCAAGCGGTGGCATCAACTACGGCAACGCGCACGGCTGTTGCGGCAACTGCGGCACTAGATGCCCAGGCGGTAGCGGCGACATTTGCGGCGCGTGCAATGGGCATTCTAAGCGGCGTAATGGCGTTCTTTGGTGGTCCAATCGGCTTAATTATTACCCTGCTTGGTGCGGCAGCTACTGCATGGCTGGTATTCGGCAATAAGGCAAAAGAGGGCAACGATATGGCCTTGAAATCGACCGATGCCAGCACCGATGAAATCCTCGCAAGCCTTGATAAGCAAATCGAAAAACTGAAAGACCGGAATAACCTTGCTCGCCTTGGAATTCCTGAAAGCAAGTCAAATAGCCCGGCAGTAGACCGTCTGGCAAAGGTGGTTTCGGACATCGACAAAGCGAATTCAGGCACCGGGGAATATGCCGGAATGAGCATGGTCTCACGGCAGGCAATCCTCGCTAGTCTCGGCAAGCAGTACGGCGCACTGACGGAAAAGATCGGTATCTTCAATACCGAGACAGCCAAGGATGCACAAAACAAAAGCAACAAAAATTATGGCGAGTGGATGGTTAGCTATTCCACAAAATCAGAAAAAATGACGGCTGAATTGAAGAAAGCCCAAAAGGAACTTGGCGCAGCATTTACGCCCGAATTAGAAGCCCGAATCAGAAAGCAGTTCGAGGAAAAAGCACCAAAGTCGCAGGAAAAGCAGATCGGCAAGGGCCAGTTATCGTATGACGTCGAGGAAATCAAGCGCTCATCGGCTGCCGCCATTTCTGTCTACACCAGCGCGGAACAAATCATGGAAGCAGTGCGTGGCGCTGGCCTGATTAGCGAAGAGGATTATTACACCTCGAAACTAGGGTTCATCAATCTGACAGCAAGTGCTCAGGAAAAAGCATTGCAGGATGAAATTGCACGACTTCAGCAAGAGACATTGATCGGTAAGGACAGAATCGACAACGACCGCAAGATCATGATTGCCGGGGCCGAACTCGACAAGGCGCGAGCTGATGCTGTGGTTGCAAGAACGATCAATAGCATTCAGGAAGCCGCTGCAATCAAGCGCATCGAGCAGTCCTATATTGATGCGCAAGTCGCTGCTAAAACGTACCTCGACACGGTTGCATTGCAAAATGCGCGTGAAATATCAGGCATTGGCAAGGGTACGCAATTCCGAGATACGCAGTCCGGTATCAGCCGGATCGAGGACAAGCAGACGACCGCACGGCAGGGTCTTGAGGGTGATCTGGCGCGCAATCAGATAACGCGCGCGCAATACGACGCTGGCCTTGCAATCGCTAACGATACCTATGCCAAAGAAGTGGCTGCATACGGGAAAAAAACGGATGATATAAAAGCCATGCAAGCAGATTGGCTTAATGGTGCAACGGAAGCATTCGCCAACTACAAGACCAGTGCCGAGAACATGGCAGGGCAATCCGAGGCGGCGTTTTCCAATGCCTTCCAAGGCATGGAAGATGCACTGACGACGTTTATCTCAACCGGGAAACTGTCGTTTAGCGGACTGGTGAATTCAATCATTGCCGACATTGCGCGGATCGAGGCGAAGAGCCTGATTTCGAGTCTCATGGGCGGCAAGTCAGGTGGATCAAGTGGAATTTCCAGCCTGTTCGGATTGGTTGGAAGTTTATTCAGCCCAAGTACAACGGGAATTACCAATGCCGTAACCGGCAGTCTTGTAAGCAACGGCCTTGGTGCTGGTCGCGCTGTTGGTGGCTCCGTGTCTGCTGGCTCGCTTCATCCTGTCAATGAACTAGGCCCGGAATTGCTCAGTGTTGCTGGTAAAGATTATTTGATGATGGGCAGTCAGGGCGGCACGGTCACACCGAACAATCAACTGTCTGGCGGCAGCGTGTCGGTCAACTACTCGCCAACCATCAACATTGATTCCCGGTCGGATCGCGCCCAGGTTGCCGCCGAGGTTAACCGTGCTGTCAAACAAGGCAATGCCGAGCTGGTCGATACATTACAGAGAGCGGGGCGTCTATGA
- the gp17 gene encoding tail completion protein gp17 — MSAIKVIRALLLADAAVTAIVGQRVFAGIVPQGSALPLLQLSEVSRVERLTTGLTESTVLVTTRVQVTALTKTYGSQKALLQAARLGAGAHTGVIAGVPVRAVTRDLVGPDMSDPETEIYEQSRDFKVIFTEPN, encoded by the coding sequence ATGAGCGCAATCAAAGTCATTCGCGCATTACTGCTGGCTGATGCCGCCGTTACTGCAATTGTCGGTCAGCGCGTCTTTGCCGGGATCGTGCCGCAGGGTTCAGCGTTACCGCTACTCCAACTCTCCGAGGTCAGCCGCGTCGAGCGATTGACGACCGGCCTCACCGAATCGACGGTGCTTGTCACTACCCGCGTTCAGGTAACCGCATTAACCAAAACCTACGGGTCGCAGAAAGCGCTTCTACAGGCCGCACGACTTGGCGCTGGCGCACATACCGGCGTGATCGCTGGCGTGCCTGTACGGGCCGTTACACGAGATCTAGTCGGACCGGATATGTCTGACCCGGAAACGGAGATTTACGAACAGTCGCGTGATTTCAAAGTGATTTTCACCGAGCCGAATTAA
- a CDS encoding HK97-gp10 family putative phage morphogenesis protein, with the protein MATDNENIRGGRELDAFLQTLSAKVEKNIMRSALRQGANVFRDEVRQNIDAQGLRDSGDLRRSVKVSTNAKGGTVTSSLRVGNKKAFYAHMIEFGVQAHSTRKGASVRSGRNPSANPHPGFPAKPFIRPALDTKVPAAILAVTAQIRKKLTLAGINTPDPEPVE; encoded by the coding sequence ATGGCGACGGATAACGAGAATATTCGCGGCGGTCGTGAGCTAGACGCATTCCTGCAAACATTGAGCGCCAAGGTTGAAAAAAATATCATGCGTTCGGCATTGCGTCAGGGTGCCAACGTATTCCGCGATGAGGTTCGCCAAAATATTGACGCACAAGGTCTGCGCGACAGTGGCGACCTACGGCGCAGCGTGAAAGTCTCGACCAATGCCAAGGGCGGCACAGTTACCAGCTCGCTGCGAGTCGGCAACAAGAAAGCGTTCTACGCGCACATGATCGAATTCGGCGTTCAGGCGCACAGCACCAGAAAAGGCGCGTCGGTTCGCAGTGGGCGCAACCCATCGGCTAATCCTCACCCCGGCTTTCCCGCGAAACCGTTCATACGCCCCGCACTGGATACCAAAGTTCCTGCCGCAATCCTCGCCGTGACTGCGCAAATACGCAAAAAGCTGACGCTTGCCGGTATCAATACGCCAGATCCGGAGCCAGTCGAATGA
- a CDS encoding phage head closure protein has protein sequence MIAGILDRRIRIERKQVGADDGYGGGEITWVEVATVWAEVQDVLPSKSETQSDVIRTATRPARIRMRYRSGITSDMRVIIIERGMTMQVIAGPAEIGRREGIELMVEEYSTGGA, from the coding sequence ATGATTGCCGGAATACTGGACCGACGAATCCGTATCGAGCGTAAGCAGGTCGGCGCGGATGACGGCTACGGGGGCGGGGAAATAACGTGGGTCGAGGTTGCGACAGTCTGGGCTGAAGTGCAGGACGTATTGCCGAGCAAGTCAGAAACACAATCAGACGTTATCCGTACAGCCACACGACCAGCACGTATTCGGATGCGTTATCGCTCCGGGATTACCAGTGACATGCGCGTCATCATCATCGAGCGGGGCATGACCATGCAGGTTATTGCCGGTCCTGCTGAAATTGGACGGCGCGAGGGGATTGAACTGATGGTCGAAGAATACTCAACAGGAGGCGCGTAA
- a CDS encoding head-tail connector protein, producing the protein MTITTLDAAKIHLRVDGSDEDSIIAVYLGAAELTASNFMERAIYADATAQGTDTTGIVINDGITAAILLITGHLYAHREDVTTVMRVADMPSGSRMLMQQYRLGMAI; encoded by the coding sequence ATGACAATCACGACTCTGGACGCCGCAAAAATCCATCTGCGTGTTGACGGGTCGGATGAGGATTCCATTATTGCCGTTTATCTCGGCGCCGCAGAACTGACGGCATCAAATTTTATGGAGCGGGCTATTTATGCCGACGCTACCGCGCAAGGCACTGACACGACCGGCATCGTTATCAATGACGGCATCACCGCTGCGATCCTGCTTATTACCGGACACCTCTACGCGCACCGCGAGGATGTAACAACCGTCATGCGTGTCGCTGATATGCCGAGCGGCTCCCGCATGCTGATGCAGCAATACCGGCTTGGGATGGCTATCTAA
- a CDS encoding phage major capsid protein: MKTITAQREKIAALAKSANHLLAEKGDQTWSKEEQATFDGYTNEIDLTKGQIKAAEKMREIDADSFFNAAPAKKEDEHTIDAMSAVALYLRNGANVTHEQALAIRNAMSTTTAAEGGFTVPAEIATMVVEKMKAFGGMRDVATAMSTAGGNSMNWPTSDGTAEVGAIVGQNTVVNSADVTFGTISLNPFYYTSNQIALPLELIQDSAIDVVGFVVARLATRIARIQNTHFTVGAGTTLPDGVIPRAGVGKVGVSGQTLTATYDDLIDLIHSVNRAYRGAGRFMMNDFSLAVVRKLKDTTGRPIWNPGDMEGIAEGVPSTLCGYAYTINDDVPVMAANAKSIAFGDFSQYMIRDVAGTTTLRRFDDSNFALKNQVGFCGWTRSGGNLMEPAAVKVYTNSST; encoded by the coding sequence ATGAAAACAATCACAGCACAGCGCGAGAAAATTGCCGCACTCGCCAAATCAGCTAACCACCTGCTTGCCGAAAAGGGCGATCAAACTTGGTCAAAGGAAGAGCAAGCGACTTTTGACGGTTACACCAACGAAATCGACTTGACCAAAGGCCAGATCAAAGCAGCTGAGAAGATGCGTGAAATCGACGCTGATTCGTTCTTCAATGCCGCCCCTGCAAAAAAAGAAGATGAGCATACGATTGATGCAATGTCGGCCGTAGCGCTGTATCTGCGCAATGGTGCCAATGTCACGCACGAGCAGGCGCTTGCAATCCGTAACGCCATGTCTACAACGACAGCGGCAGAGGGTGGCTTCACTGTTCCGGCTGAAATCGCCACGATGGTCGTCGAAAAAATGAAGGCATTCGGTGGTATGCGCGATGTCGCTACAGCAATGTCTACTGCTGGCGGTAACTCAATGAACTGGCCTACCAGCGACGGCACCGCAGAGGTCGGCGCAATCGTCGGCCAGAATACGGTCGTCAATTCCGCTGATGTGACCTTCGGGACGATTTCGCTGAATCCGTTTTACTACACATCGAATCAAATCGCCTTGCCACTTGAGTTGATCCAAGACAGCGCAATTGATGTGGTCGGTTTCGTCGTTGCTCGCCTGGCAACCCGTATTGCACGTATCCAAAATACTCACTTCACAGTCGGCGCTGGCACGACGCTGCCGGACGGCGTGATTCCTCGCGCTGGTGTTGGCAAGGTCGGCGTTTCCGGTCAAACATTGACCGCGACTTACGACGACCTGATTGATTTGATTCACTCGGTCAACCGTGCCTATCGTGGTGCAGGCCGATTCATGATGAACGATTTTTCACTGGCAGTTGTACGTAAGCTCAAAGACACCACCGGCCGTCCGATTTGGAATCCAGGCGACATGGAAGGCATTGCAGAGGGCGTGCCATCGACTCTGTGCGGCTATGCATACACCATCAACGATGACGTACCAGTTATGGCGGCAAATGCTAAATCAATCGCGTTTGGTGATTTCAGCCAATACATGATCCGTGACGTTGCAGGCACGACTACCCTTCGCCGCTTTGATGATTCGAATTTTGCATTGAAAAATCAAGTAGGTTTTTGTGGGTGGACTCGCTCAGGCGGCAACCTGATGGAGCCTGCCGCAGTCAAGGTCTACACCAACTCTTCGACCTAA
- a CDS encoding head maturation protease, ClpP-related, with translation MNNLFQLHIDNLARTPQAVNLVQNADGASLYIYDVISADWGVSAAQVIDAINQAGDAPVLNVYLNSPGGDVFEGRAIMAALDRFPGKTVAHIDSLCASAATSIALACNEINMSQGALFMIHNASGMAFGDKKAMRDTADILQKIELSIIADYTNKTGKPDAEIIALMDSETWMTADEALANGFIDNVIPAKSKTKNTWNLGAYKNAPTPDPQPEPEPEPAPVAGFFMSSANANRLSLIQIL, from the coding sequence ATGAACAACTTATTTCAACTGCACATCGACAACTTGGCACGCACTCCGCAGGCCGTCAATCTGGTGCAAAACGCTGATGGCGCTTCGCTCTATATCTACGATGTGATTTCCGCAGATTGGGGCGTCAGTGCGGCGCAGGTAATCGATGCGATCAATCAGGCTGGTGACGCGCCAGTGCTGAATGTATATCTGAATTCCCCTGGCGGCGATGTGTTTGAGGGTCGGGCAATCATGGCGGCACTGGATCGCTTCCCAGGCAAGACAGTTGCGCATATTGACAGCCTATGCGCCAGTGCAGCCACAAGCATCGCCTTGGCTTGCAACGAGATCAACATGAGCCAAGGGGCGCTTTTTATGATCCACAACGCTAGCGGCATGGCCTTTGGTGATAAGAAGGCCATGCGCGACACCGCTGACATTCTGCAAAAAATCGAACTCTCGATCATCGCGGATTACACGAACAAGACCGGCAAACCAGACGCGGAAATCATCGCGCTTATGGACTCGGAGACTTGGATGACTGCCGACGAAGCGCTTGCGAATGGCTTCATCGACAACGTGATTCCAGCGAAGAGCAAAACGAAAAACACATGGAATCTCGGGGCATACAAAAATGCACCCACTCCAGATCCTCAACCAGAACCAGAACCAGAGCCCGCCCCTGTCGCGGGTTTTTTTATGTCCTCAGCAAACGCCAACAGATTGTCGCTAATTCAGATTTTGTAA
- a CDS encoding phage portal protein: protein MKITDAIAALFKGRQASLRPEIKNVAYSDDVNNAFGLGLSAAGQSVTATSAMRVSAVAACVAKISGAIVSMPIHVYRLNGDDIPERLPRDDLWYKLNEQPSSQFTAASHWEGVSMAQLLRGDAYSLIRRGMNNSIREILPLPWGAVSPMRNPMDNSVRYYVNLPSHGISTWFEPSEILHFPGLGFDELTLRSMSVIQYGARSAIGNALAMDEYSGKFFENGAHPSIILSTPNVMKQEQIDKLQAAFVSKYAGSVNFHKVPLVLTEGLAAKEISLSAEDAQLLEARKFQVLDVARAFGVPGYMINESTGATSWGSGIESMGRAFVTYTLQPWLRKIEQELNRKLFPRDTGKFVEFYRDALIEGDSGAQAAYFRSALGGPGAGDGHLTVNEVRKIKRMPPVEGGDELYRAPRDQPNTGTL, encoded by the coding sequence ATGAAAATAACCGATGCAATTGCCGCGCTATTTAAGGGGCGGCAGGCATCGTTACGCCCTGAGATTAAGAACGTGGCCTATAGCGACGATGTGAACAACGCATTCGGGCTTGGCCTAAGCGCTGCGGGTCAGTCTGTCACCGCTACGTCAGCGATGCGCGTATCAGCCGTCGCCGCATGTGTTGCCAAAATATCCGGAGCGATCGTCTCGATGCCGATCCATGTCTACCGACTCAACGGCGACGACATTCCCGAGCGGCTCCCGCGTGATGACCTCTGGTACAAGCTCAATGAGCAGCCGTCGAGCCAATTTACGGCGGCGAGCCATTGGGAGGGCGTCAGCATGGCGCAACTGCTGCGCGGTGATGCGTACTCGCTGATTCGTCGCGGCATGAACAATTCGATTCGCGAAATCCTTCCCTTGCCGTGGGGTGCAGTCTCTCCAATGCGTAATCCCATGGATAACTCGGTGCGCTACTACGTCAACCTACCGTCACACGGAATATCCACATGGTTTGAGCCATCCGAAATCCTCCACTTCCCCGGCCTTGGCTTCGATGAATTAACTTTGCGGTCAATGTCTGTAATTCAGTACGGCGCACGGTCGGCAATTGGTAACGCACTGGCGATGGACGAATACAGCGGCAAGTTTTTTGAGAATGGCGCGCATCCTTCGATCATTCTCAGCACGCCAAACGTGATGAAGCAGGAGCAAATTGACAAGCTGCAAGCCGCTTTCGTGAGTAAGTACGCTGGCTCCGTCAATTTTCACAAAGTCCCGCTAGTTCTTACTGAAGGACTGGCCGCTAAGGAAATCAGTCTCAGCGCCGAAGATGCTCAGCTGCTCGAAGCCCGCAAGTTCCAAGTTCTCGATGTTGCCCGTGCTTTCGGTGTGCCTGGCTACATGATTAACGAATCAACCGGCGCAACCTCATGGGGTAGCGGCATCGAATCAATGGGCCGTGCTTTCGTGACGTACACGTTACAGCCGTGGCTGCGCAAAATTGAGCAGGAGTTAAACCGCAAACTGTTTCCACGTGATACCGGCAAGTTTGTCGAGTTTTACCGTGATGCACTGATCGAGGGCGACAGCGGCGCTCAAGCTGCCTATTTCCGGTCTGCACTCGGCGGCCCTGGCGCGGGTGACGGACATTTGACTGTTAACGAGGTCCGAAAAATTAAGCGGATGCCACCAGTAGAAGGCGGTGACGAGCTATACCGCGCACCACGCGATCAACCAAATACAGGGACACTATGA
- a CDS encoding terminase large subunit, with product MTTTKKTRLPNSSDEVTAYAQSVVDGVRIAGPHVRMQCARHLADLKEGKKRGLVWNVEESNKAQRFYSNVLKLNGGDFEGVPFNLLPWQKFVVGSIFGWYGKDGYRRFRVAYVETAKGSGKSPLAAGIGMKGLVADSESRAEIYSAATKKDQAMILFRDAVAMVDQSPELSKRLQKSGTGERCWNLAYMAQGAFFRPISSDDGQSGPRPHIALIDELHEHKTNTVVEMLRAGTKSRRQALIFMITNAGSGKNGPCWAYHEYGARVAAGDVVDDSFFTYICGLDEDDDPFADEACWPKANPSLQDADLPGYKYIREQVTEAKGMPSKEALVRRLNFCQWTDAESPWISHEIWKEAYLDFDVEELRGRRAVAGLDLSSTTDLTGLVFMVEPIMEGEPWKIVPYAWLPDADLQRKADTDRVPYVEWKAAGLLDTTPGRAISKRIILQKLSAMCDFFEIIAVAYDRWRIEDLIAMAADDGISLPEMKPFGQGYKDLSPAIETFERMLLNGEIAHNGHKVLTMCAGNAVTEIDAAANRKLSKQKATGRIDLILCAVMACGIINSTIQNNEITQGFVNI from the coding sequence ATGACGACGACAAAAAAGACCCGCTTGCCGAATTCTTCGGATGAGGTAACGGCTTACGCGCAATCTGTCGTAGATGGGGTCAGGATCGCGGGTCCGCATGTGCGTATGCAATGTGCGCGTCACCTTGCTGACCTGAAGGAAGGCAAGAAGCGCGGTCTAGTCTGGAATGTTGAGGAATCGAACAAGGCGCAGCGTTTTTACAGCAACGTCCTGAAACTGAACGGCGGCGACTTCGAAGGTGTGCCGTTCAATCTCCTTCCGTGGCAAAAGTTTGTAGTCGGTTCGATATTTGGCTGGTACGGGAAAGATGGTTACAGGCGCTTCCGCGTGGCCTATGTCGAGACTGCAAAGGGTTCCGGTAAGTCTCCATTGGCTGCTGGTATCGGCATGAAGGGGCTTGTCGCTGATAGCGAGTCACGCGCCGAGATTTACAGCGCCGCGACCAAAAAAGATCAGGCAATGATTCTTTTCCGCGATGCGGTGGCGATGGTTGATCAATCGCCAGAACTGTCCAAGCGGCTGCAAAAGTCGGGAACAGGGGAGCGGTGCTGGAACCTCGCTTACATGGCGCAGGGCGCGTTCTTTCGGCCTATCAGTAGCGATGACGGTCAGTCAGGACCGCGACCGCACATCGCTCTGATCGACGAGCTACACGAACACAAGACGAATACAGTAGTCGAAATGCTGCGGGCCGGTACGAAGTCACGGCGGCAAGCGCTGATATTCATGATCACGAACGCGGGATCGGGAAAGAATGGGCCATGTTGGGCGTATCACGAATACGGCGCACGAGTCGCGGCTGGTGATGTGGTTGACGACAGTTTCTTCACTTACATCTGCGGGCTGGATGAGGACGATGACCCGTTCGCTGATGAAGCGTGCTGGCCGAAAGCTAACCCGTCATTGCAGGACGCCGATCTGCCCGGATACAAGTACATCCGCGAGCAAGTGACCGAAGCAAAGGGCATGCCGTCGAAAGAAGCGCTAGTCAGGCGGCTAAACTTTTGCCAGTGGACTGACGCTGAATCGCCTTGGATCAGTCATGAAATATGGAAAGAGGCTTATCTTGATTTCGATGTTGAGGAATTGCGAGGCCGTCGCGCAGTAGCAGGCTTGGACCTTAGCTCTACGACAGACTTGACCGGCCTTGTGTTTATGGTGGAGCCGATAATGGAAGGTGAGCCGTGGAAGATCGTTCCTTATGCGTGGCTTCCCGATGCAGACTTGCAGCGCAAGGCCGATACAGACCGCGTGCCGTATGTCGAATGGAAGGCCGCGGGGCTACTTGATACGACTCCAGGCCGCGCAATTAGCAAGCGGATCATTCTGCAAAAACTCTCTGCCATGTGTGATTTCTTCGAGATTATCGCTGTCGCTTATGACCGCTGGCGTATCGAGGACTTGATTGCAATGGCGGCAGATGACGGAATTAGCTTGCCGGAAATGAAGCCATTCGGACAGGGGTATAAAGACCTTAGCCCTGCAATTGAGACGTTCGAGCGAATGCTATTGAACGGCGAGATTGCACACAATGGCCACAAGGTTTTGACAATGTGTGCCGGTAATGCGGTAACTGAGATTGACGCCGCAGCAAATAGAAAATTGAGCAAGCAAAAAGCAACGGGGCGAATCGACTTGATTCTCTGCGCGGTAATGGCTTGCGGAATAATAAATTCCACGATTCAAAATAACGAAATTACTCAAGGATTCGTGAACATATGA
- a CDS encoding phage terminase small subunit P27 family: MAGRRPKPTALKLVTGNAGKRPINKKEPKPRREIPSCPAHLDDSGKVAWGRLSVLLDRMGVLTEADSFALERLADCYTDILECRKLIERDGRTYTAESQGGTLIKANPAVNQLRAADSQFKSYLVEFGLTPAARSKVHASPDDDDKKDPLAEFFG; encoded by the coding sequence ATGGCAGGGCGCAGACCAAAACCGACCGCTTTAAAGCTGGTTACGGGCAATGCAGGAAAGCGCCCGATCAACAAGAAGGAACCGAAGCCACGCCGCGAGATTCCATCGTGTCCGGCTCATTTGGACGATTCTGGAAAAGTTGCGTGGGGCCGCTTGTCAGTGCTACTGGATCGCATGGGCGTACTGACCGAAGCCGACAGCTTCGCACTGGAAAGATTGGCCGACTGCTACACCGACATTCTGGAATGCCGGAAACTGATTGAACGCGACGGTCGCACATACACCGCTGAATCACAGGGTGGCACGCTGATTAAAGCAAATCCCGCAGTCAACCAGCTACGCGCTGCCGACTCTCAATTTAAATCCTACCTGGTGGAGTTTGGGCTAACCCCGGCTGCACGCTCGAAAGTGCATGCCTCCCCTGATGACGACGACAAAAAAGACCCGCTTGCCGAATTCTTCGGATGA